One Helianthus annuus cultivar XRQ/B chromosome 7, HanXRQr2.0-SUNRISE, whole genome shotgun sequence genomic region harbors:
- the LOC110866535 gene encoding vegetative cell wall protein gp1-like, with amino-acid sequence MDADVPFTDDPAIDPVVPLAEIPADVPIADPVIPVEAPIEEAPFDLFGAHSFESVASASPHAQGVQLYSSNSDLDMAMSVAPLVFLDDDPEPEVEFLPGEPAPVGPEPTVAYDPIKALVVAYLPDPLPEPGYVDIPDRAPPVIVAPVLLPPIPDAPVIDAPIVAPVVHVSAPVHADHAPFASHIDPRYADTRNGWIEDDDYPLFVLPVTPPVAPVSAPSEIPLLHPHTTDAHCTDLPITFLQDIPPPCPEEGSSRQPPVFVPPVPSSLPFMSQFPHTAPSFVPSGELFLWASPNVMPLSDPYHQFHVGYTIEDILISLQLQQDALSRRIQVLERTPRPPCHYQTPFAAPHSPRPLSPDSDVRFLTSEQQIAYLIRVIRALEEDWVHMRRFLFSRFPPPPPPPSA; translated from the coding sequence ATGGATGCCGATGTCCCTTTTACTGATGATCCTGCTATCGACCCTGTTGTTCCCTTGGCTGAGATTCCTGCTGATGTGCCCATTGCTGATCCTGTCATTCCAGTCGAGGCTCCCATTGAGGAGGCTCCTTTTGATCTGTTTGGTGCTCACTCATTCGAGTCGGTAGCGTCCGCTTCACCGCACGCCCAGGGCGTACAGCTCTATTCCTCTAATTCCGACTTGGACATGGCGATGTCTGTCGCGCCTCTTGTTTTCCTCGACGATGACCCAGAGCCAGAGGTCGAGTTTTTGCCTGGTGAGCCTGCTCCTGTTGGTCCGGAGCCGACCGTTGCTTATGACCCCATTAAGGCCCTAGTTGTTGCATATTTACCAGACCCTTTACCTGAGCCTGGTTATGTCGATATACCAGACAGAGCACCACCTGTCATTGTTGCGCCCGTCTTGTTACCACCGATACCTGATGCTCCTGTTATTGATGCACCCATTGTTGCACCTGTAGTACATGTTTCAGCCCCAGTGCATGCTGACCATGCACCGTTTGCTTCTCACATTGATCCTCGTTATGCTgacacccgtaacgggtggatCGAGGATGATGACTACCCACTGTTTGTGCTACCCGTCACTCCTCCCGTAGCACCTGTTTCCGCACCTTCTGAGATTCCCCTGCTCCACCCACACACCACTGACGCCCATTGCACTGATCTTCCCATCACATTcctccaggacataccgccaccttGTCCCGAGGAGGGTTCATCGAGGCAGCCGCCTGTTTTTGTTCCACCTGTACCGTCATCACTTCCGTTCATGTCCCAGTTCCCTCACACTGCACCATCATTCGTACCGTCGGGTGAGCTGTTTCTGTGGGCTTCGCCCAATGTTATGCCATTATCAGACCCGTACCACCAGTTTCACGTGGGGTACACGATAGAGGATATACTCATCTCTCTTCAGCTACAGCAGGACGCGCTTAGTCGTCGCATTCAGGTGTTAGAGAGGACACCACGTCCTCCGTGCCACTATCAGACTCCTTTTGCCGCACCACACTCTCCCCGTCCTCTTTCCCCTGACTCGGATGTTCGTTTCCTTacatctgagcagcagattgcCTATCTGATACGTGTTATTCGTGCCTTAGAGGAGGATTGGGTGCACATGCGCCGGTTTCTTTTCTctcgttttcctcctcctcctcctccgccatcagcatag